A window of Psychroflexus sp. ALD_RP9 contains these coding sequences:
- a CDS encoding M56 family metallopeptidase: MELLIYFGKASLLLFLFWAIYKLVLEDETYNQLKRYYLLIGYIASLILPLIQFTRTKIIEPTTSTLIANSTLASSDISTELSTAELMLQIIDDYYLIELLLLGVALFFQLKFLRQLVRLVSQLKSAQKYTKNGIHYIASRSEDTAFSFLNYVVYNPEKLTPTELQLILKHEEAHVKLRHSLDILLAHIYTSLFWFNPIAWFYKNAITENLEFQADASATSADSLKPYQQTLFKVVEERYKHQLQHAFNQNSIKKRIIMLQKSNFKPSKNYFRLVLITPFLVAYMLLFQIETIAQVRTNNIKETKAEITKVELTYGAKTSFENLRKDIEFLKEEFGVDMSYRNDTRTEDGFIKGITLDINTNTGFSGSVTSPDLAQTPVYVYYYPNEDVKSPFGVGTGKKSESETAITYDEIKNAEKIRIDGKTYKNEELKGKYIAFDKASYNPETKTLTIKRPSQFTNEEFDDFKTFFSKLKEEKAKNFTYEFISISDEAKIMLGKYKHGEKTDLKAVSKTSSFSFDASTTENLKEISAKDLNDTEVLIINRKKFSKKELANKNIIVEQAAYDSSTKTLNIKTPEAFGEGIFDGFKQLLNKTKSIYGNELKEELHFINITKKLDALLITVNNLKIDNNPENATQNKIVENSLTKNQDVLFIVDGKKINQNEIKKIDPNKIASINVIKNPTEIKKYTSDEENYEGVILITTTDKK; the protein is encoded by the coding sequence ATGGAACTTTTAATTTATTTCGGAAAAGCCTCACTTCTACTCTTTTTGTTTTGGGCTATTTACAAATTGGTTCTCGAAGACGAAACTTATAATCAACTTAAGCGGTATTATCTATTAATTGGCTATATCGCTAGTTTAATCTTGCCATTAATTCAGTTTACCAGAACAAAAATCATTGAGCCCACAACTTCAACATTAATAGCAAATTCTACTCTAGCAAGCAGTGATATTTCAACGGAATTAAGCACTGCAGAATTGATGCTTCAAATTATAGATGATTATTATTTAATTGAATTGTTGCTTTTAGGTGTGGCCTTATTCTTTCAGTTGAAGTTTCTCCGCCAATTAGTTCGGTTAGTTTCCCAGTTGAAGTCAGCCCAAAAATACACTAAAAATGGTATTCATTATATCGCATCAAGAAGTGAAGACACAGCCTTTTCATTTTTAAATTATGTGGTCTATAATCCCGAAAAATTAACACCAACTGAACTTCAACTCATTTTAAAACATGAAGAAGCGCACGTAAAGCTAAGGCATAGTTTAGACATTTTGTTGGCGCATATTTACACCAGTTTATTCTGGTTTAATCCTATAGCGTGGTTTTACAAAAATGCTATTACAGAAAACTTAGAGTTTCAAGCCGATGCTAGTGCTACTTCAGCCGACTCATTAAAACCATATCAGCAAACTTTATTCAAAGTAGTTGAAGAACGCTACAAACATCAACTGCAACATGCATTTAATCAAAACTCAATCAAAAAACGAATCATTATGTTACAAAAATCAAATTTTAAACCCTCTAAAAATTACTTTCGGTTAGTTTTAATTACGCCGTTTCTAGTGGCTTATATGCTTTTATTTCAAATTGAAACAATTGCACAAGTCAGAACAAATAACATTAAAGAAACTAAAGCTGAAATTACAAAAGTAGAACTTACTTATGGTGCTAAAACTAGCTTTGAAAATCTAAGAAAAGACATCGAATTTTTGAAAGAAGAGTTTGGGGTTGACATGTCCTACCGTAACGATACTCGAACCGAAGATGGTTTTATTAAAGGTATTACCTTAGATATCAATACAAATACAGGCTTTTCAGGCTCTGTAACTTCGCCCGATTTAGCACAAACACCTGTTTATGTTTACTACTACCCAAATGAAGATGTAAAAAGTCCGTTTGGTGTTGGCACTGGCAAAAAATCAGAAAGCGAGACAGCTATAACTTACGATGAAATTAAAAATGCCGAAAAAATAAGAATTGACGGTAAGACTTACAAAAATGAAGAGTTGAAAGGAAAATACATTGCTTTTGATAAAGCGAGTTATAATCCCGAAACCAAAACCTTAACAATTAAACGACCATCTCAATTTACAAATGAAGAGTTTGATGACTTCAAAACATTCTTTTCAAAATTAAAAGAAGAAAAAGCTAAAAACTTCACCTATGAATTTATTAGTATTTCAGATGAAGCAAAAATAATGTTAGGCAAATACAAGCATGGCGAAAAAACTGATCTAAAGGCAGTTTCAAAAACATCATCATTTTCTTTTGATGCCTCTACGACTGAAAATCTAAAGGAAATTTCAGCCAAAGACTTGAATGATACTGAAGTGTTAATTATTAACCGAAAGAAATTTTCTAAAAAAGAATTAGCCAACAAAAATATAATCGTTGAGCAAGCCGCTTATGATAGCTCAACAAAAACTTTAAATATAAAAACGCCTGAAGCATTTGGCGAAGGCATTTTTGATGGGTTTAAACAATTATTGAATAAAACGAAATCAATATACGGCAATGAATTGAAAGAAGAATTACATTTTATCAACATCACAAAAAAACTTGACGCGCTTTTAATTACTGTTAATAATTTGAAGATTGATAATAATCCTGAAAACGCCACTCAAAATAAAATTGTAGAAAATTCTTTGACTAAAAACCAAGACGTTTTGTTTATAGTAGACGGTAAAAAAATAAATCAAAATGAAATTAAAAAGATTGATCCTAACAAAATAGCTTCTATAAATGTAATTAAGAATCCTACTGAAATTAAAAAATATACCTCTGATGAAGAAAATTATGAAGGTGTTATTTTAATTACCACCACAGATAAAAAATAA
- a CDS encoding BlaI/MecI/CopY family transcriptional regulator — protein sequence MNNNLPHLTAKEEEIMACLWSLEKAFVKEIVAHLGQNLHYNTVSTIIRNLEDKGYVEHQAFGKTHQYYPKISKEVYSEHVLNLNSQRFFNGSYKDMVSFFAKKEQISKEDLEDILKLINK from the coding sequence ATGAATAACAATTTACCGCATTTAACAGCCAAAGAAGAAGAAATCATGGCCTGCTTATGGTCGCTTGAAAAAGCTTTTGTAAAAGAAATTGTGGCCCATTTAGGTCAAAACTTACATTACAACACCGTTTCTACCATTATTAGAAACTTGGAAGATAAAGGCTATGTTGAACATCAAGCCTTTGGTAAAACCCATCAATATTACCCGAAAATTTCTAAAGAAGTTTATAGCGAGCATGTATTAAACCTAAATTCTCAACGCTTTTTTAATGGCTCTTATAAAGATATGGTTTCATTTTTTGCTAAAAAAGAGCAAATTTCTAAAGAAGATCTTGAAGATATTTTAAAGCTGATCAATAAATAA